A stretch of Ascochyta rabiei chromosome 6, complete sequence DNA encodes these proteins:
- a CDS encoding APC5 protein, which produces MGTARYLTAQKISLLVLLRLYCSSTLPSSATIPILSFVLSTTIPLTSSSARSQQSSASQNPSFSIDSFEDVLQGHASNMPGRTLLDLFLKNMWEMNSFDALHSLFDNLGELLMTPPSSQEGDVQERIYLSKTSPLGVFVRRARLEFDRLQFEDTIALWTSFVKYRAPTAQWTKRLAGLAAAGIDAVIGEMGMQEGDDVYDIAYGDLNEPQNGTQGVSLDDLDRILEFQLDRLQRFGDRVPETMKTQLRGMLASSTTVHRQAHLVQFFDAWKAGDYTSAFDNLHRYYDYAMQTREKIHYQYALLHMAILQADFGCFGEAIAAINETIATARESQDMTCLSFSLSWLSHMNKAYPKQMKGAGYMSMLGSERDALTFLKAKAREAKMYNLLSATLLNEAKLTLAMGESIPRAFEHIYQSSHLNIKEHVNSYGVQMLLQSTLYSRLGIPHLANVHCDLLLDCYGASCPVDEQLRAVGRQAFIMSQSGRYEEAIEAFESIDMTASKSLKFNQYLILCIGITKLKRAIRRSDWPTCSHLLATLKPSTDPHSDTLDPELHFLLCEAYIDYLVSKGDYSVAFTTISNLAQSLKEDNADILQRVSVLLMKAELFRKVGKPERGFSVALRAASVAYRAKLMPSLWSAVGLLANILNGLGECASARRLLEAVLPQSLENGDSMLSGTLYSHLGDAFMGLADPAKTAEPRLQNGYRAKAELYIDRARECFKRSSYLDGECEQLMKKAIIAKLRGDEKLAEEWSQNHNRVWEEGMRRNEQM; this is translated from the exons ATGGGCACAGCACGCTACCTCACAGCACAAAAGATCAGCCTTCTGGTTCTGCTTCGGCTTTACTGCAGTTCGACGCTTCCTTCATCAGCGACAATACCCATACTTTCCTTTGTCCTCTCAACTACAATACCTCTGACTTCTTCGAGCGCCCGAAGCCAGCAGTCTTCTGCTTCTCAAAATCCTTCCTTCTCTATCGACAGTTTCGAAGATGTTCTCCAGGGTCATGCCTCCAATATGCCTGGTCGCACGCTGCTGGACCTGTTTCTCAAAAACATGTGGGAGATGAACTCCTTCGATGCATTGCACTCCCTCTTCGACAATCTCGGCGAGCTTCTGATGACTCCTCCTTCGAGTCAGGAAGGAGATGTCCAAGAGCGCATATACCTTTCCAAAACTTCTCCCTTGGGTGTCTTCGTGCGACGAGCGCGGCTCGAGTTCGACAGGTTGCAGTTCGAAGATACAATCGCCCTCTGGACGTCCTTCGTCAAGTACCGGGCACCAACAGCGCAATGGACTAAGCGGCTTGCTGGACTCGCCGCAGCAGGCATAGATGCCGTTATCGGTGAGATGGGTATGCAAGAAGGTGACGACGTGTACGATATAGCGTATGGGGACCTCAACGAGCCACAGAATGGGACGCAAGGCGTAAGTCTCGATGATTTGGATCGGATACTAGAGTTTCAACTCGATCGCCTACAACGCTTCGGCGATCGTGTGCCCGAAACCATGAAGACGCAGCTTCGTGGTATGCTTGCATCTTCAACTACAGTTCATCGACAAGCACATCTCGTTCAATTTTTCGATGCCTGGAAAGCCGGAGACTATACATCTGCATTCGACAACTTGCACCGCTACTACGACTATGCCATGCAGACACGCGAGAAGATCCACTACCAATACGCGCTGCTTCACATGGCGATTTTGCAGGCTGACTTTGGTTGCTTTGGTGAAGCCATTGCAGCCATCAACGAAACGATCGCAACGGCACGAGAGAGTCAGGACATGACGTGCTTGAGCTTCAGCCTAAGCTGGCTGAGTCACATGAACAAAGCATATCCGAAGCAAATGAAGGGTGCTGGATACATGAGCATGCTGGGCAGCGAGAGGGATGCTCTTACGTTCTTGAAAGCCAAAGCTCGAGAGGCAAAGATGTACAACTTGCTTAGCGCGACGTTGCTCAACGAGGCAAAACTGACTCTTGCGATG GGCGAATCAATTCCTCGGGCCTTCGAGCACATTTATCAGTCATCACATCTCAACATCAAAGAGCACGTCAACAGCTATGGCGTTCAGATGCTGCTACAATCTACACTGTACTCGAGACTTGGCATACCACATCTGGCGAATGTGCACTGTGACTTGCTCCTTGACTGCTACGGAGCCAGCTGCCCAGTTGACGAGCAGCTTCGGGCGGTTGGAAGGCAGGCCTTCATT ATGAGTCAAAGCGGACGTTACGAGGAAGCCATTGAAGCATTCGAGTCCATCGACATGACCGCTAGCAAGTCCTTGAAGTTCAACCAATACCTCATCCTCTGCATCGGCATCACTAAGCTGAAACGCGCCATTCGGAG ATCTGACTGGCCAACCTGTTCCCACCTACTCGCAACCCTCAAACCCTCTACGGACCCACATTCAGACACCCTTGATCCTGAACTTCACTTCCTCCTTTGCGAAGCATACATTGACTATCTGGTGTCAAAGGGTGACTACTCGGTAGCATTCACGACGATCTCAAACCTTGCGCAGTCACTCAAGGAGGACAACGCAGACATCTTGCAGCGTGTCTCGGTACTGCTCATGAAAGCTGAACTCTTTCGCAAAGTGGGAAAGCCAGAGCGCGGGTTCAGCGTCGCTCTTCGAGCGGCAAGCGTAGCCTACAGAGCGAAGTTGATGCCCAGTCTGTGGTCTGCCGTGGGCTTACTCGCCAACATCCTCAACGGACTAGGTGAGTGTGCGAGTGCAAGGCGTCTGCTGGAGGCTGTGCTGCCGCAGTCGCTTGAAAACGGAGACAGCATGCTTTCCGGTACGCTGTATTCGCATCTCGGAGACGCATTCATGGGCCTCGCGGATCCGGCAAAGACGGCCGAGCCTCGACTGCAGAATGGATACAGGGCAAAGGCTGAGCTGTACATTGACAGAGCCAGAGAATGCTTCAAAAGAAGCTCCTACCTGGACGGTGAATGCGAACAGCTTATGAAGAAGGCAATCATTGCGAAGCTAAGGGGCGACGAGAAGCTGGCCGAAGAGTGGAGTCAAAACCACAACCGGGTGTGGGAAGAAGGCATGCGCAGGAATGAGCAGATGTGA
- a CDS encoding DNA-(apurinic or apyrimidinic site) lyase gives MVRITTWNVNGIRNPFGYEPWRKNRTFSAMFDILETDIIIMQELKIQRKDLTDDMVLVPGWDCYFSLPKHKKGYSGVGIYTRQSACAPVRAEEGLLGVLCPPGSSTPYRERPESDSIGGYPSLARIEALGVDPAALDAEGRCLVLEFPAFVLFGVYSPANSNGLRDNFRYGFLDMLDTRIRNLTKMGKNVILTGDLNVSRDLIDTAKAEDNMKAEGMTHSEYLSTPNRRIFNQLLLNGIVPGERDEDREEPVLYDLCREFHPHREGMYTHWEQKINARPGNFGSRIDFVLCSIRIKDWFQESNIQEGLMGSDHCPVYAVTKDKVLGMGNATHEGADDEEHHILDIMNPPGMFRDGVRLREYNAAKDLPSLSGKLLTEFNKRQNIRDMFSRKPTIPKPMNAFTFSSPDATLEGAADISAKQGADEGSESKPAGATNALFPANDQVVNATSPLNSPEKRRASASASPDNRSIKRSKASNPAPNYNAASLAKGQQSLKGFFQSRPKALGLNPGATKMTSFTSVTAANGDASLSSSKNRADIVPPPAAPQAASASQTTISPISACDPGAAQQASKEGWTKLFSKRPPPRCEGHAEPCITLTTKKPGVNRGRQFWMCPRPIGPSGQKESGTQWRCGTFIWASDWKAGD, from the exons ATGGTCCGAATCACGACGTGGAATGTCAACGGCATCCGCAACCCGTTTGGCTACGAGCCATGGCGCAAGAATCGCACCTTCAGCGCCATGTTCGACATCCTTGAGACCGACATCATCATCATGCAGGAGCTGAAGATTCAGCGCAAAGACCTGACCGATGACATGGTACTCGTGCCGGGCTGGGACTGCTACTTCAGCCTGCCCAAGCACAAAAAAG GATACTCTGGCGTTGGAATATACACTCGTCAGTCCGCATGCGCACCTGTCCGCGCCGAAGAAGGCCTCCTTGGTGTTCTCTGTCCACCCGGCTCATCGACGCCCTACCGTGAGCGACCCGAATCCGACAGCATTGGAGGCTACCCGTCACTCGCTCGTATTGAGGCCCTGGGAGTCGACCCAGCAGCCCTCGATGCAGAAGGCCGATGTCTTGTCCTCGAGTTTCCCGCATTCGTGCTGTTTGGCGTCTACAGCCCTGCCAACAGCAACGGTCTACGAGATAACTTCCGCTACGGATTCCTTGACATGCTGGATACACGGATACGCAACCTCACCAAGATGGGCAAGAACGTCATCTTGACCGGCGATCTCAATGTTTCACGCGACCTCATCGACACAGCCAAAGCGGAGGACAACATGAAAGCGGAAGGCATGACCCACAGCGAGTATCTCAGTACACCGAACCGTCGGATATTCAACCAGCTTCTGCTTAACGGCATAGTACCGGGCGAGCGAGACGAGGACAGAGAAGAGCCGGTCTTGTACGATCTGTGCCGCGAATTTCACCCCCATCGTGAGGGTATGTACACACATTGGGAACAGAAGATCAACGCAAGACCAGGTAATTTTGGCTCGCGCATCGATTTCGTGTTGTGTAGCATCAGAATCAAGGACTGGTTCCAGGAGTCAAATATCCAGGAAGGTTTAATGGGCTCAGACCATTGCCCGGTGTATGCAGTGACCAAAGACAAGGTGCTGGGAATGGGCAATGCAACACACGAAGGTGCGGATGACGAAGAGCACCACATCCTCGATATCATGAATCCTCCTGGAATGTTTAGAGATGGAGTGCGATTGAGGGAGTACAACGCAGCCAAAGACCTTCCCTCACTCTCAGGCAAGCTACTCACCGAATTCAACAAACGACAGAACATCCGTGACATGTTCAGCAGAAAGCCTACTATTCCGAAACCTATGAACGCATTCACATTCTCGTCGCCCGACGCCACGTTGGAAGGGGCCGCGGATATCTCGGCAAAGCAAGGGGCAGACGAAGGATCCGAATCCAAACCGGCGGGAGCGACAAACGCTTTGTTTCCCGCAAATGACCAGGTTGTAAACGCCACCAGCCCTCTCAACTCGCCTGAGAAGCGGCgcgcatctgcatctgcatcgcCCGATAACAGATCGATCAAGCGATCCAAAGCTTCCAATCCGGCCCCCAATTACAATGCAGCTTCGCTCGCCAAGGGTCAGCAGTCGCTGAAAGGATTCTTCCAGTCACGCCCTAAAGCCCTAGGGCTAAATCCTGGCGCAACCAAAATGACCTCCTTCACATCTGTGACAGCTGCCAACGGCGATGCAAGTCTGAGCTCCTCGAAAAACAGAGCCGATATTGTCCCACCGCCAGCGGCCCCACAGGCAGCATCCGCCAGTCAGACCACCATATCTCCAATTTCGGCCTGTGATCCCGGTGCGGCGCAGCAAGCCTCTAAGGAAGGTTGGACGAAGCTGTTCTCAAAGCGACCGCCGCCCAGATGTGAAGGCCATGCCGAGCCATGCATTACTCTCACGACCAAGAAACCTGGCGTCAACCGCGGGAGGCAGTTCTGGATGTGTCCTAG ACCGATCGGCCCTTCTGGACAGAAAGAATCGGGCACACAGTGGCGCTGCGGAACCTTCATCTGGGCGAGCGATTGGAAGGCAGGCGATTGA